tagtgctacaCTCATTTTCTTACGCATAAATTTCACCgaaaccctcttctctctctctctctctctctctctctctctctctctctctcctatggctccacctccatctctcttcgatttcgaccccATTAGTCATGagattgatgatctgaggccaccacgacgctcctggcgaagttctctgcaagtttgccgaagcggatcgtcggtggaacaaagttggaattcatcccaaatccaaggtaaggtcttttattctgAATTTGACTTTctagcaattgtaggaaatgttgtagatgtagaaatagtgacgttttattctgggatatatggttttcaaggtgttgactggagaaccctgcgggtgtaggacccgtctcagtagggggattttagcagaaatcaagtaaaggaaatatgctatgctatgtagttctaaaatgattttcagtatgaaatgtatatttttaccagattattattcacagcaggactttatacagtttattaattatgaatattatgtattaaattactatgtgacttgagaatataaatatggtacaaaagcatgttttacagtatttttagggtatgttttacagaatataaagccagtggatatgttttatagtaattacagaataccatgattatataggtTTTAGGaccataattatacagtttttagtaccatgacttacagattacagttcaattcagaaatacagttgacacagttacagtttatttcagtgtcatggttagtacagttatttcataatcatggtaaatcagatagttatatataaaaatatattatatagtatcagaccctgttggaccatacaacagagtacggtaccgtagctacagacattcagttcagagtgcaaccacctattcagataatacgtggtagtaggtcgatcgtgcccagacgtggataggctccccatcaaatatgggttgaggagtggccgatctgactgagggagtaaagtggtttatcctggtcggccaaccagggtagatcccgcctacgggccacacaaccctgtcatgaggggttaaatcatgacatacggttagccacagggaagttttcggttattattatgtatatatagattaaCAGAGACAAAGattatacttatgtacattagaagtattttgaacaGTAaactaaaatacagatatgttaagcaacatggaaatggtggtggtttctattatttgtactatatttacagaaccagttatacatgattatatagaaacagattttcgtaatattgtaactcatttgccacacactagcaatagcatatttcgtcttactgagcgttggctcatcctattactttaacattttttaggtgatccaagtaggtgagcagaccaggctcacagataaaggggtctcagtattgccctgacaggaGAGTGAGTATTATTGGGAGtctttttgtatagccctagccagttgagggtattttgggaaacattttagcactctggtattgtatataattacatatggttatgtttatttgatttctacctctcgctgcttaggttgatggttgtgtttaattcagtttggtatcagagtattataaattgcatagtatatatatatatatatataaatcagttaaatagcaggtcgttacactgaAGATCCTATTTATGTTGTGCTTAAATTATTTATTCTttatgagtctgtaatagtaaataggttcttgggctgtaataattatatgcatcacctgcatgatataATAggtaagttcaaaatgaaaaaggcctaaaatgactctaggacactcacacatacaGGTATATACATGGTTATAaggatagggtgattgcataattaaataaaaccgaaatgcacttaagatgcatgttcggtcaaccatacTGCACAAGTACAATATCACCCGGTCGATCAAGACATGACAATTCATTCtcactcgatcgaccgaactccctaagagtcaaccatttgaccatacggtcgatcGAGCCCAAAACGTAAGCCAACACcctggtcgatcgagttcccacgtgtgagaactcaatgcTCCGGTCAACCAAACTACTCAATTCAAAAGCTTCCAGTCGACTGAACTACGCTAAATAGAAAAATTGTACTTGGGGCACCAtgtccggtcaaccgaactccttGTTTAATTTattctcgatcgaccgaactgtgCACAACTCGATCAAACGAACCTCCCTTCGAtcaactggtgctctcgggttgccctattatttttaccatagttaaaatatttaaacgaggttaattgtattaaaatgtattaaaatatttataataattccatatgtgtcctgaacggttatatttttgtggAACTCTATGTATAGCCCCTCATTTGAAATAATTAGCATcgaattagcaatcttaattaggaaaaatcctttgaaattcgaAAATCtattatactcattttttagcctccaacactcattcttaccagattttattgctcaaaactttttgtaagtgtgattgagtgttcttctcattagacttaagctctctcttattcttgttgattgagattattttattagagagttAACTTGAAGTTTACCttggagactttgttaataagtcttccctagGAATACTTTATTGAGCCTTTGAGTTCAAGGAGTTCactttggattttgattgctaaatattttacaaatcattctcaaaatatctcttgtgcttatattcgataaatatatattttgagatatttgctatACCCTTGATTAAGATCattattttaatacaaagatcaaataactatttttacaaactattgttgaatatctcttgtggtttactTTGATAAAAACTTCTGTTAAGATATTTGGAATATACTTATGATCTTTGCTAGTGCACTGTGATTGAGaacattattttgacacaaagatcttgTCACTTACACTCTCATGGACTGATTGCATTATTGATATTAATGTGAGAGTAGACACAAggctacattgagcttatcatatcttatcatttggtagtgtatgtGATAgtttatattggtacatattagcttatgtaagaagcatttccttgtacgcaaatttgttttcaaatttattgtattccaggcatgggcctgaaaaggaaaactagccctattgaatagtcccggactgacttagacccggttaggaaagttaggtgcaccatcttagtaaggcgtgttggttgaggtcagccccttgaattgacctgaatgtaatcggtgccgctccaccagttTAAGTGatccattagtggaatcctcgggcttgcgagctagagatggggacataggcacagttggccgaacccccaTAACATATCTTATGTGCAACGTTTATCtttttgcaatttacattcctacacatgtatgttataatcggtgaatgctgcgcatgagtttaattttcacacgttatatttatctacgcatttgaaaCTGCATaaacagaccttaggttgtgaatgAACTGTTGCTATTTAGGTTAAAcgtaggaaaaagttttaaattccaattcaccctcccccctcttgggaatacaccaaagctaacaagcagtattttcacaaccctaaagtcaatctagtgcaagtaaaataaattaattgtaatatgtagcaaaaattaaatagcacaatttaatcaaccaaacACGCACCAGAAAGAagtaaaaagtaagtgacacgtagaagtgttatcgaggttcggcaaattgcctacgtccccgccttggctaacaagtacaaagattaccactataatgctcacttaaacgggtggagcggtacctaaacaaccaggtcaattagcacagggatgacctcaacctttacacacaatccttactggactggattaccgctcaggccacgcctagaatacaacaataattTCTCAATAagacagtgattatgctttcatgtaaagcagatatgtacccaatacgcgcaactACATACGCATCAACAATaaggatatagtgtaagttcagtgatgcaaATAATTGTGCAAACAATATTTAATAgggtatgatcaatggaatgCTTAAGAGTGTGCAATACAaacaatatcttggaatttaaacAAAGCAAATTTCAATAGCAAATTAAGATTCCAAatatatcaatcagatattcaaactagttcaagaaaattttcttcaatgatataagcacactactagtttaaaaatagattttggcttgttgaaaatatttttgcacaataaaaatcaaagctatggaaaTCTTGCAACAACTATACGAAGACCCcaaagcttgctagtttatcccaacaatgatttataatatgaaatcagtgggataaaactaagtcaaactctccaaaaagaatatCAATAATCACACAAGAAAATGAGAGTTTTAAcacaatctagcaatcacaaggACACTatatatgctctcacaatctcagaatgtatcaagagaatgaaaatttgagagtatttggacaaaaaaagTATTTGCAAAaaagagaatttttggctaatgaatttgctaattaattattaatccttataaatgaacctatatttataggtaaataccaattcactcccctcttgagatcacggtaaagttaacaaaaccaagttttgaaaatttgattttcGAGTAGCATGTGTGGCCAGTGACAttatcaatagcttaaaaatctaACTTTCAATGTTTTGTCTTAGTGCGTGGCAATGACATAACCTTGTTATTAAAATTTTGTTTCACTTATTAAAATAATATCCCACCTGTAAAACATGTGCCCATAACTAGTTCTATAAAATTAGGTATGCACATAGATATATACTCTGCTAGCAATAAACAAGAGAAAGAAGTCCAGTCGGGTTAGTTTAAATGGCAAAGGCGACTTGCGACTTCAGTGACCTTAAGATTATTGGTTTGATTCCCCCTTAAGGCATTACGCTAGTAAATTATTAGGGTTGCATGAATGGGTGAACAGCTTTCACCCTCGAATTTGGTATCGCACTATAGTTTTTAAAGTGACGCGATGATGATTGGAGTTCTCgaattatcaaaaataaaaataaaaataaaaattgaagccATATCTTTCATACCAAATTTCTCAGGATACAAACCATGACTTCATCTCTCACCGAATTTCACACGTAGTTGGGCATGGGTTGATGAGATGTATCAAATCATCATGTCTTGGGTTATTGTTTTAAAATGGCTAGCCGCATGCCATTTACAAAGAATGATGACAATAATGCTATTGCTTTCCTAATTATATATTCCACACACAATGATGAAGTGGCCTCCTTCTATACCCTTTTTTGAAGACAATCTTTTATTCCCCCATAGTGTCTATTTTTTCCCCCCTCGCTTATTGAAAATTTACCTAGGGATAATTCATTTCCTATTTCATGCCCTACTTTTAcactttctcaaaatccaatttaaaatttttaatattaaaattttaattctaagattacatttaatttgtaaaaagtacaataacaacaacaacaataaaactaAACCTTAAGCCCCACTAAGTGgagtcggttatatgaatcatttttcatcaatttatgcaatcataaGCTATTTCTTTAGACAAATTCAGGATTATTAAATTTTTACTCACTATCTCTCAACGTGAAAtaattattcccaaatttcatcacGAGAATGTCTACTCCTTTCTTAATTACGAATATACAATGAGTAATTATTTCTttgatttctaaaattttaactatattatATCTTAATAgtaactattttgtcaatcaaaccagctgattaattaaaaaaaaaaaaatgatagtgCCATTATTTTTGTAATGTATTTCTCTAGACTTGCAGTTTTTGATGAAGCGttctagctagctagctagctagctagctgtGTTATAATGATTTTTCCTTTGGTtgcttttgtgtttttctttttcCAGCTAAAaccttagttcatgaatgtgggTCTTAAAAAAAAGTAGCTAAAAAATGAGGATGCTAGTATTGCATATGTATCCACTATTGGCCTTGAGTTGTAAATCCTACCTCTCGGATGCTGCATACCCTATTGgttgttttctatatttttaattaaaaaaaaatatctctttatgctgttaaataattaattaaatggaaaaaaaacTTTATACAagattgtaatttatattatttgtttgCACACATGTATCTTATTTAATAAAATGATGTCACAAAATTTATAGATGGAAGTGTATTATGTTTGGACATACATTaagttataatttttattttctattttaattttttattaaaatgtgagtttatattttactttttcaaaatttttatgaaaatattttaaaaactataaataaaaaaaaagcttGGCATTGTTTACTTGTGGAATAATAATTTtactttctatttttaatttcataaataaatatttaatgataaaattGATAAAAGAATTTTTTCGATAGAAATACTTGTATGACTCAGGACAGGTAGTCTATTCGATAAAATAGCGTCACATGAATAATGTGACTTCGCAAAGGCTTTTCTCGTGAAATCAATCCCAATTaagcttttgttttttttttttctctaaaaatgCCTTTTGCCTTTCtattttactttgaaaaatactttttagcACCACCTTATTCactatgttttaaaatttttgaaaataacattaTACGAATCATTTAAATAAAGCGGCAATGCTTCAgtctcaaattttatttttttttaaaaaactttgtacccttaatttttatttaaataaaaatgaatttttttcatatttttaaatgcacatatatcttttaaatttctttttaaaaatccCTTCAAAGTATGCACTTCTAGACTCCTTAAAAAGTACAATCATATGAATTGGGGTATTATTAAGTCATATCCTATTTAGAGcctatcaaagaaaaaaaaataggtaGCTGCCATAATTCGTTTTCCTATTTAACACCATCTTCTTTACCATGTTCTAAAAAAATTTAGATAACACTATAGGATTGTTCTAAAAGAAAGTAGCAGAACTtcaactttaatttatttttcaaagataccCTTAAAGTTCGATTTTTTTCCTAATAAAAATTCTCTCGTTCATTTTTTTTTGTAAGTGCAATTTTACCTTTAAAAATTCTTTCTATGCCTTTACAACACGCGTTTCGAGACTAGTTTAGAAAGTATGATGACAAATATGAGTGAAATATTATTATATTCTATATCAAAACCTAAAAAGGCTACACATTTGCTAAGTTGTTCTTTTTGTTCTCCATGTGTTTTCTCTTCATTTTATTTGTAACCTCACACAAATCATATGCTTCTTGTTACAAAAGATTCATAGGTTATGAAATTTTACTCAAAATCTTGTATGATTAAAAAGATGTgagcattttaaattttttgcaaAGCCACAAAGCCTAAGCTAGACaatgaagaaattttttttaaaaataattagattgttatatacatatacatatttatatatatatatatatatatatattaccttttaaaaattaaataaaatattaattattattaatatttttaaaaattaaaattttatgctAGTTGTAATATGTGGCTTGTATATTGAGTGAAATGCATGTGCAAAGAGAAAATATGGTGAAAATAGAATACTGGTCTGCAGGaagaaaccgtcaacggtttaacCTAGGTGCactgaaactgtcgacggttctGAACCTGTTATTTCGACTTTTTGCTCTCAGTATCTAGCCGTCGATGGTATCTCtgcaaaccgttgacgatttggctCAATTACTAgcactattttttaaaattttgaattgggatgttaggttggttgggttttggagggagAGCCTTCGAAaaacttataaatatatattgtactACGTAATAAAGTGTCTTCGGACACAAGATAGTGGATATCATATTATCGTTTACTCTCGTAAATGTAGGCATTGTTGAACTAtgtaattatttatgtcattataattttttttttattttttggatacaCCAGATTTCTTAGGCTTACACGCTAGACTAATCTCACGCTTACACAAGTCCTGTCCTCAGTCAATACATTGGAGGTAAATCACGGATATGCGCTGCAGACAGTAGAGTTTGAACCCTAAACTTTACCTTTGTTCAAGACCGTCTGGCAAACCTTCTTACCACCTGAGCTTATGCTCGGGAGCATTTGTGTCATCATTATTGTTTTCATTATAATTTGCGTGATTATTGTTTTATATGTTTTACCCGTTGAGTGCAGCGCGATTGTTATTTTGTCTATTTTGAATAAGTTTTGGAGGAGAAATAAAAGGAGAAAACCCCACCACATGGAGATCCTTTGAGGCAAATATGCACTTACCATGTAAAAATATTATGCTCTAAAGCAATGCTCCCCATGGCGTACAATACAATGACAATGAGACTACCAAAATTTTATCTACTTTTCCTTTTTAACCGACAAAGAAAAGGGTGAGGCAATAATTGTGTATAATTTAAAGCTTCTCTAATAATGCCAAGGCTCACCtactccccggtatggtctaatttatgaataaaaaaaattaatgaattaattttttgaaaagaaGAAAGAACAAAGATAACATGAGATGATGAAAACCATTAAATGCTTATAACCGAGGATGGTTGCTTTTTTGGTGTTGCTTCATTTTGTTCCCTCCAGAAAAGCTCTGCGGCATCAGCAGCCTGTCGACTTCAGATTACCTTTTCTGGCATTAGCAATTCCCATTTCAAATTTTCTATCAAGTCTGTGAACCATTAATGTTTTACCCTTGTGATTACTATTAGCCACAGGAATTTGGTGGTGTTTTCCCGTTGGAAGCTGCATTTGCTGAGAAaatgcaacttttttttttctcttcattcGAGGAACGAACACTGATAGGGATCCGTCATGGAGATCGAGCAGAAACCAAATCAGATCGAAACCCTTGAACAGCCTTCCAGTCTGCGTGGGTCTGCCCATCATGGGTTCCCAATTCGTCACGCTTTGGATCTAAAGCGTCGGTGCTTTCTCACTCAAGCATCTCAATAATTTCTGGAGCACGGCGAAGATCATCTTTCTTCTTCCGCTTTAATCTCAACCCAAACATAGAAAGACCCAAGttcaggttctctctctctctctctctctctctctctctctctctctctctctctctctctctctctctctctcagttgtTTTGCTTTTGTAGCTCTGCTTGCATCGGGAAGTTTCGAGCTGTTTGTTTTCATGATTTTTTGGTTCTGGAGTGGTTTCGTATTTGTGAAGTAGTGGGTCCTTGGTGGTTCTTTGTTTTGTTCACAGTTTTGTTTCAGATCTGGGAGTTTAGTCCACTTTTTGTTATGTATTGAGGCTGGCCCTCCGTTTGATTGCTGAGAAAACAAATGCAGTGGAAAGAAAGGGAATTTAAATTATTGGAATCTAATGCATCTTGTTACTTcatttacaaaagaaaaaaaaaaaaaggaagaaagaaaaccCTCCCAACTAAGTCATACTGATTTATTTCACTTTCTACATGGTCAAGCGGAGGTAAACTTcacattaatttttatttttttattagtagAACATTTCTTTATCTTCTCTGGTAACCAAAcattatggtatttttttctAGTTTGTTTCCCTCCTATTTTCTTGTTTTAGTTGGTAGTTTTTCATGTATTAAGTTTATCACGATGACCTTGTTTCAGGTTTTCTTTCTAACTGTGGAATCGCCAAAATGCTCAAACAATTTCTAAGCAAATTCCCTCGAAAATCATCAAAATCTGAACCACTAGATTCTGCCGGCATTGATTCCAGTAATAATTTGGTCAACTTGGGTAATGGTACCCAGCATCCCAACAGTGGGAATGCTGTTTCAAGTAGACCAAATGTTATTAAACGGATGTCTTCTGCAGTTTTCCCAGCGAGTGCCACAGCTGGTTCGGAGGCAATGGAGCCCCATCTATCCTTCAAAGATGTTCCAAATTCAGAGAAGCAGAGCTTGTTTATCAGCAAGTTGAACTTCTGCTGCATGGTTTTTGATTTCAATGATCCTGATAAGAATCCTGCAGAAAAAGATCTTAAACAACAATCCTTGATAGAGCTTGTTGAGTTTGTCGCATCTGGGTCTGCCAGGTTTACGGAATCAGTGATTGCTGCAACCTGTAAAATGTGTGCAATTAATTTGTTTCGGGTTTTCCCACCTAAGCATCGCACAAGTGGTAGCTGTGGTGAAACTGAAGATGAGGAACCGATGTTTGATCCTGCATGGTCACATTTGCAAGTTGTGTATGATTTACTCCTCCGGTTTATCAGTTATAGTTCTCTTGATGCAAAGCTGGCAAAGAAGTATGTAGATCATTACTTTATTTTAAGATTACTTGACCTCTTTGATTCAGAGGATCCACGGGAAAGAGACTGCTTAAAAACAATTCTGCACAGGGTTTATGGGAAGTTTATGGTTCACAGGCCTTTTATCAGGAAGGCTGTAAGCAACATTATCTATCGTTTTGTTTTTGAAACTGAAAAACATAATGGAATTACTGAAATGTTGGAGATCTTTGGGAGCATAATTAGTGGGTTTGCTTTGCCATTGAAGGAGGAGCATAAGATGTTCTTGTGGAGGGCTCTGATTCCTCTACACAAACCAAAGTCAGTTGGCATTTACCATCAACAGTTGACATATTGTGTTGTACAGTTTATAGAGAAGGAACCAAAGTTGGCTACTACTGTGGTTAAGGGACTGTTGAAATACTGGCCAATAACAAATAGCCAGAAGGAGTTGATGTTTTTAAGTGAGTTGGAAGAGATTTTGGAAATGACTAACATGATGGAGTTTGAAAAGATCATGGTCCCACTGTTTCGGCGTGTAAAGTGTTGCCTTAATAGCTCCCATTTTCAGGTAATTTTTGTGTTGTATACTTCTATTATTGTTCTTTGCTTTGCTAATGATCATTATTTCAGATTCAGTATTGGTTGGTGTCCTTTAAATTTATTCCTTGGCTAATAAGAATTTTACAAGATCATATAGTGTATCTTGCTATTGGTAGGTAACTAGGTATGGCATGAATCTATTTAAGAATTAAGCATTATATGCTCTGTTGGTCATAAGTCTGAAAGAATATATCCATTGGGAGAGATGAGGTGAAATTTGGAAGAAAATATTGGAGATTCCTCTTTTCTTTGGTATTCCACTTAGTATTTCAATTTATAATTTTTGTAGTGTAGGTTCATAAGAGGTGTTTCATGCTTCCAAGGAACAGCAGCCTTATCCTTAGTATGATAGTGAAATACAACCAGAAAATATCAGATGTACCTACTGTCTTGAATATAAGAGTTATGGTTAGTTGTTGATGGCCACCATTGTGTAACCAAGAAGATGATGCCTGAAAATCATATCCTTGACTGGATAGTGATAGCAAGTAAGAAGTGGAGTTCTTTTAATTAATAGTtgttatttcagtatttcttGATATACGTAAATTACCTGATGAAAGGAAGACTGTTGATGTGGACAGTAGCCATCAGCCTCCACTATATGGTGATAGTGAATGATGATAGGCCGTACTGAATGGTGATGATAAAGGAAGAAATGGtgtttttttcatgaaatttctGTTTCTGGATTACACCAATTAGTGAATAATATTGAGGAAGTTGTTCTTGGGTAAGGAAATGGCGCCTCTATTAACTTGTCTTCCTAATTTTCATTTGCAAAAACCATATCTTTGTTAATTATAACTGAAAAGGAATCATAAATAACAATTTTCTTGGAGGAATGAGTAACATTTTTGGGGCAATGCAAAATAGTGGTGTTGATAAATTCTTTATTTGTTCTTTTATCTTCATTTTCTCTCAAGCGGGGATAATAAGAGCAAGCATTGTGTAGAGAATGCGCATAGACTGTTGAAACAATGATTTTGAGATTCATGACTGGCCAATGTAGAACAACTAAGGGAAGGGGAGAGATATAGAAGAGAAGCAAGAAGAAGATAGAAAGAGGAGGAGAGCAGAGAGGAAGGAAAAGGAGGGAGACAGAGGAAGAAGTAGATGTGAGAGAGGGGCAGTGGTGTTGGTGAGGAGTTAGGGATTGAAAATTCTAAATCAATTGAAAAACTAACATGTTCAATTGCAAAtctagaggatatttgttctaaGCATACTTGATCTGTTGACATTAGCCACGTGATTATTCATTCTTTCTTACTTgcgcacatttagtgcattttcCTCCAACAATTCAAGATTTTCAGTCAAATTTTCTCCAAACAGGGGAGAATGATGTAGGAGAAAAGAAGATGATCCGgcatttggttttttttttttattattaatttcattTGTTTGGGAGAGATATGTTTATTTTGCAATGTTAgttgtttttttgaattttttagctGTTTATTTGTTTCTTTGTTAGATTTTGGGGAAAAACCTATGCAAAGGCGTCATTCTGTATGTTCAGATAGCTTTCATGATTGAAGAATGAAATTGAGTTGTGCTTCCTTCTTTGAGTTTCTTTTCCCTGTACCAGTGGTCacataattttcttttttcaaatagTGCTTTGCATGGATGGTGGTGTACTAAAAAGAAGCACCATCCATGAATAGATTTGTTATTTGTGTACAACCAAAGTTGTCACATGGTTGGTGCTTTCTGCAAGTGTCTGTGCACCAATTCTCTTCAAATATCTCATGGGGAGATTTCTATTTGCTTGACTTGAAGGTGAACAGTGAACTTTCTATTACTGATTTTATGATGAGGTGGGGTCTAACCATGAAGAAGTTACAAGCCTTGATGAGCAGTTTGAGCTGGTCCCCCCTTTTAGCCACAGATTCCTTCAATTTGTCTATCATTTGGTGAGAGTTTCCCAGAGCGCTTTAAGAATTTGCTGTTGATGGGGCAATTCTCAAGCTTTATCTGTCAACTAGCTTGTGGCCATTGTTCATGTATGCCCTTTGCACAACACATggtccatttatggtcttaaatctccatgaaattattgaaatttccattgaaatttcttCTTTTCACTGTGTTTAAATTAAATATGACAGTTTTCATCTTACAacatttccatcaaaatttctacAAATCATTTGacattattaaaatattgaaatttctacaaaatttgagaaaattttgacTATGGAATGAAATTTCCTTCAAATTAAAATTACAGATTTGAATGATAAATTGAAAGTTCCATCTTaataaatgttatttttcatTGATACGAATATTATTACAAGAAGGATGTGAATGATAGCTTTTAGACTTTTGAAGTtacagtgttttaaaaggtgttTTTAAGGTGCGCATCAATGCGTTTCAGGCAATAACGCCCCAAGACGTACTTTAAAATGCAAAACTCCTCGCATGCATACACCTTTTGCAGCTGGGCATACGCTTCAGCCAAAAAAACATGGCTTCCACACCTCAGAGGTTAAGGCGTATGCATATATTGAGCTGTtttctaaaatataaattaaaaaaaaaaaaatcaaaaatagcaTATTAGGGCACGAATCCCCTTCGTTCATGCAGGCTCTAGTCTATCCTTGATGACGGCAGCTCTTCGACAA
This window of the Malania oleifera isolate guangnan ecotype guangnan chromosome 6, ASM2987363v1, whole genome shotgun sequence genome carries:
- the LOC131158109 gene encoding serine/threonine protein phosphatase 2A 57 kDa regulatory subunit B' kappa isoform-like produces the protein MLKQFLSKFPRKSSKSEPLDSAGIDSSNNLVNLGNGTQHPNSGNAVSSRPNVIKRMSSAVFPASATAGSEAMEPHLSFKDVPNSEKQSLFISKLNFCCMVFDFNDPDKNPAEKDLKQQSLIELVEFVASGSARFTESVIAATCKMCAINLFRVFPPKHRTSGSCGETEDEEPMFDPAWSHLQVVYDLLLRFISYSSLDAKLAKKYVDHYFILRLLDLFDSEDPRERDCLKTILHRVYGKFMVHRPFIRKAVSNIIYRFVFETEKHNGITEMLEIFGSIISGFALPLKEEHKMFLWRALIPLHKPKSVGIYHQQLTYCVVQFIEKEPKLATTVVKGLLKYWPITNSQKELMFLSELEEILEMTNMMEFEKIMVPLFRRVKCCLNSSHFQVAERALFLCNNENILNLITHYRQVIVPLVFPALEWNTQNHWNQSVLNLTLNVRKMFCDMDEELMLACQGKFEEEDSKSSVAAEKRRLTWERLERAARFHPVAGNISVLANSATCSVSC